The genomic DNA GCAGTAAAGGACGAGAAATCTTAGAAGCAGGGAttaaaaaatgctgaaacagCTGAATTATAAGACGCTGTGTCTTCCTTAACTTTGGGCCTGCCTAAAATGTACTGGTGGTTACAGACTTTACTGATATCTAAATGCTGGCGACTGAATTataaaacagctgaaagaatGGACTGCTTCTTCCAGTGTGCACATAACAGAAGATCGGTCAGAGGTCAGGAAGCTGCTGGAAGCAGTCCTGCTTCATTAGGCCTCAGCCTAGTCAGGATGACTTTATCTGAAACACGTGCTCTTTATCAGGCTTCTGTGAGTGTGTCCCACCGCGGTCCAATAAAACTTACCGTCCAGCAGTGACCCAAAGCCCACTGAGGCCTGATAACGAACCACCTCCCAGCTCATAGGAAACTGCAGACTCCCCAGCATTCATTCAGACTTTGAGACATTTCTAATAACATGTTTTatcatatttcctgtttttaaacatttcaccGACTAAATAAAAACTTCACAGCATCGGGCAGATCATTATGAAGAGATGAAAGTAGAACATCTGGAATGAGACGTACCCAGACTGAAGGCACAAATGTTgatacagcagcagcaaatgccagtcaggcAGCGAagaatgaggaagaggagcggCTGAGGAAAGACAGCGGGTACGAGTCCGCACACGGCGTGCACAAACATAGAAACCAGCAGCACCGGGCGCTTCCCGTACCTGCACACAAACAACCAGATCTTTGTTATCTGAACAACGAGCGAGAGCTGATGCTTTATTAGAGCCTAACCTGGACGTACAGGTGAGAGACTGTCACATGTTGTGCTCACCTGTCAGATACGGCTCCTCCAAACAGAGATCCCAGCAGCAGACCGGTCATGAAGAGCATCTGACCATAAGACAACCAGTCTGTCCAAGcacacactgactgacacacacacacacacacacacacacacacacacacacacacacacacacacacacacacacacacacacacacacacacaaaggcactTATAGATTAAAATCACAGCAGACATTCTCAAATATACAAAGAAACATGTTTCATAGAGTTTCACAAAGATGAACTTTTCTGCGTTCTGCTGCATTATGACAGGAGCTGTACATGTTTATTAACTGGGCCATAATcagtttgaatgtgttttaacTATTTGAACAACAACTGAAGATCTGAAAGAAATGCCCCACTGCAATTctataaaacaatgaaaagctgCAAACAGGCAAACACTGACTcgccactttattagatacaccttTCTAGTACCAGATTAGACctgcttttgccttcagaacggCTTTAATTCCTTATGGCACAAATTCAATGAGGTTCTGGAAACACTTCTTGAAgagtttggtccatattgacatgatagaatcacagagttgctgcagatttgacagtttcacatccatgatgagaatctcccgtTCCGCAACATCCCAAATTGaggtctggtgactgtggaggtcatttgaatacaatgttcaagaaaccagtttgagatgatttgtgttttctgacacggtgcattgtcctgctggaaacagccatcCCAAGATGGGTATCCTgcagtcataaagggatggacctGATCAGTAACAATATTCAGGCAGGCTGTGCGgtttaaataatgctcagttggtgctaAGATGAAAAagatgtgccaagaaaatatcccccagaCCATTaaaccaccaccagcctgaaccccTGGTAGAAGGCAGGATGGCTCCCTGCTTTCACGCTGTTTACGCCAAATTTTAACCCAACAATccgaatgtcacagcagaacagCTCAGAACGTTTCCTGTTCTGAGCTGACAGGATTGGCACCCagagtggtcttctgctgctgtagcccatcaaGGTTCaacgtgttgtgcattcagagatgctcttctgcataccttggttgtaaaaagtggttatttaagttactgttgtcttcctatcagctcctctgacctctgacatcaaggcattttcacccattCTCAGGTCATTATCTGTAAAAACCTCCAGATGGTTGTGTTGGAAGGTCCAACTAAATCAGCAGCCTCTCAGATCAGCCCAACAGGCACAAAGTCgagttcagagtcacttaaatcacctttcttcactgttatgaacttcagcaggtcgtctcgATCATGTCCACATTACCTAAATGCATTGACTTGCTGCCATTAACTGATTAGACATTTACAAGCATTTGAGCAGGTGTATTTGCAAGCTGGAGTCAGCAAATATTTGGTTTTGTGCTCCAGCCGTCAAAACGGAGCTCAGAGATGTGCAACAAATCTGTAACATGTTAAAAAGCTTCCAGCAATTGTTGGaagttttctgttatttctCTTCTAGTTTGACTCGACTTTGAgtctttgtgctgctgtaaGCATGGTTACAATGTGATAATGGGATGCTGAATCAGATCCTCAGACCTGAAACTCAGACCTGCCTCTGACATCAGTGATGAACATTTCTCAGAAATCTTTGTCAGCAATTTTACTGCAAACGGTTCATTAACAGCTTCAGGCTGATCATTAACACCGCGTTAATCTGTAGAGTTTTAGTTGTGTAATGTGTGTGGCACCTGTGTAATTTTGATGGTTTTATGTTGAAGCAATTGTGTGTTTAGTGAGAAAAGGCATCTGTGAGGTCTTTTCACGACCCAAGATGACCTCCAGTGGTTCTGGAGAAAGCAGAAAATTATTATCTATTAATTACTTGATTTTCTTTACATCACAATGAGCTTTATTTCCAGTTTGTTTGAAACTATTTAGGCCTCTACTGTAAACCACACAGTGTAGCTGTGGATATTGTGTAACAGGAACATAGAAATAAGATGTAAGCATTGATATCTTTAAGTGTTACGCCACCAAAATTCATCACGATCGTGTAACAACTTCAAACCTCGACACAAGTCATCTTCACTCACGTCTCGGGTCCCGCTCTCCGTCCTCCAATCGGCGTCGCCCTCAGAAACCTCACTGAGCGCTGATTGGTTGTCCTCCGCGTCCGGTGCCAACTTTCCAAGCCAAGAGGCGTGCGCGCTATTGTTGTTGTGACATGTCTCGGCGGCCACGGCGGCCGTGAAAATGTccagaaagaagaggaaggaggtgaagaagaagatgagagAGAGGCGCCAGTAGACGGACAGCTGCAGCGGGGACATGAGCGGGCCTCTCTGGTCTCCCCCACGCTGATTCACCCCGAGCGTCACCATGCTGGAAGCCTTCAAACTGGAAACTTTGAAGTCTTCAGGAACTGCACATGTTGTTGAAGCAGACCTGCAGGCAGCGCGTGTTGGTCAGGTctgaacagctgctgctgtcacagtgATAGAGGCTGACCTGTCAGGCAGGCGGACAGGAGGCGGTGCTCATTCAGGGCCAACTTTCATGCGTACGCCTTCTTTGCTCCATAAGGTCCGACAGCAGGGGACTATTTTCAGTACAGCGGCACAGCGACACCTGGTGGTCATTGCGCCGTCCTGCATCAGTTACACCTGTGTTGGAAAAGAGGGACAGGTGAGGAGGAATCGACAGATCAGAGAGAAACCCTCTCtgattttaagattaggctttaaactttcctttatgagaaagcttatagttagggctggatcaggtgaccctgaaccagctgcatccaagccacCAAAAAGCACAATGTCCGATGCAGTCGTATAAAGCACACCACCcctggactccagagcagtggaaaCGTCCAATAAAAGTCCATGAAGACATGAATGAGTGAgtttgtgtggaagaacttgactgtcctgcagagtcctgacctcaacccaacaccgttgagatgaattagagcgaagactgtgagccaggccttctgtccaacatcagtgtgtgaCCTCACAactgtgcttctggaagaatggtcaaaaaattcccataaacattcCTAAagcctgtggaaagacttcccagaagagctgaagctgttatagctgcaaaggtgggcccacatcatataaaaccctctggattaagaatggatgctACTCAAGTCCATATgaatgtgaaggcagatgaatgtatgcttttggcagtatagtgtctGTCACTCGGTCATGTACTGTATGCAGTGCCTCTACCCACTCATCCCCAGGCTCTGCCCACATGTCCTGCATCATCCACAGCTATGGAAAGGTGtatgctgctgctcctgcttatCAACTAATCGGCCTGCCCAGAAACACGTGTTGCTGCACTTTTTTGTCATGTTTACATGTATTTTTCTAACTCCATGGTTCCAGATAAACAGCACATTTAGCAGCTGAGCACTCATGAACGTGATTATGTTGTAAACAAGCACCAAGAAAGAagagctattttattttttattagtcATGTAGCTTATTCTGATCATCcatccagaaaaacacaaaagagagaaaaaaggagacGAGTGTGTTCTCTTTTTATTAGAACATCTTTGCTGCTGTAGAGTTGGGTGACTGCATGAGTTTGTCTTTTTGCAGGattccctcacacacacacacacacacacacacacacacacacacacacacacacacacacacacacacacacacacctgtcagtaATGAGCTTTTAAGGTGCAGTTGTGAAGGTACGCCACAAGGTGGAGCCTCCGTCCTCTTAGTTGTGGTTGAGAGTTGCACAAACAGCCAGCTGTAACCCAGAGAGCATCAGGtgaggcagtgcagtgctgtgacTCACCACgggtggcgctgtgtcacatacaataaatgaagcatgcggttggcgcatgcccattgctgtctctctttatatcaCCAGTATACATGTTTGATTGCACATGTGCTGATGTTCCAGTCTGTGTGatatactgaatgaatgtgtgtgacgtgtttattctttgtgatcggtCATAAATCTTGTGTTAAATTTCAGGGTTCAGTTTGACCCCAAACAGGAAAGACGACTGTTTAATTTAATACACCGTTCAACAACAGAGGAGGCGATCAAGGTGCCAGGGATCAGTGTCATACATCAAGTAAATATGCCATTTCAGaaataaaactcaaaataaaacaatataaaaaacagaggtgatgaATACAAAGTCAGTCTGAGCACGTGGAATAAAGGCCTCCACTCCTCTTCCCTCCAAGTCCCATCATGCCTTGCAGCCACTGGTTCGTTGAACATCTGTCGCCACCGTGGCCACAGCTGAGAGAGGTGTTGAGTACACGGACGCCACGCTGTGTAGACCAGCTACCAGGCAGCGCCAGCTGAAGCGCAGCGCTTTCCCCACGTTCTGCACCAAACCAGAGAAGAACAACATCAGTGGGTTTTAATTCCCTGCCCTGGAGCAAGGCACTGAGCCTCCATGTGACCTCACTGCATCCTGACAGAAGACCTGTGAAGCTGTCAGTGTGGAAGCCACTGCTAGATAGAGAAGGAAGTGCAGATGCTCCACGGCTGACATGTTAGCACTGCTGTTCATGAACAGCTGCCTCCACTCCTCAGTCCCAGCAGCCGTCTGTGGCTGGAGGATTTAACTTTATATTTGGACCCTCAAAGGTTATTAAAGTAAAGTAGAACTAATTAAAAACTCTCCAATGGCATACAGGAAGTGTCTTCAGCATTGGCCTTTGTCAGCTgggtttagtgtttttttttttgttttttttaccacaaCCTGCCTGCTGCAGTTGTTGAAGTTGTATAATGAGTAACACTGGGtgcatttcctcttttctctgttCCACTTGTGCTAATGCAGATGCATATTGGCGTGTGTTTGCTGACGAACGACTACAAACATGAGCGCACAAAACTTCACGCTTTTGAAACGGGTTCAGGACAAGCTGAACCAAATACATACACAAATTATctgacacaaatgcacacacttcTACACAGTCACTGATCGCCTGCAGGTGTGGAGCGCTCTGAGTGTTGTGATTCAGGTGTATCTGTAACAACTCATTCATGAGGGCTGATGAAGGCTCGTTTGTTACGTTGTGTAGATGTTAAAGGCTGTGGAGTTGTTGGAGTTTGTCTGGAGTATGGATGTGATTGCAGCAGAGGCTGACTGCATGACtgcagcatgtggaggccatGCTGGAGGGAAACAGCGGGTACATCGACCCTACGATGCAGCACACGGCCTACGTTacttacgtgtgtgtgtgtgtgtgtggtgtctgcAGTTCTCTGCAATTTCACTCCCAGAACACCGGTTCGTGGTGTTGTTTGACTCTTCGAGCTGATCAATCTGActcacaaaacagcagcaaaagcagaaaaagaaaaaaagttattgCAAACTGCGTTGTTTTAAATTGTCGTTAGATTTTAAGCGGCTTCGTGTGAGGTTATGGTGCAGGGTTTAAGAGAGGTCTGTGGTTACAGATTTAACACCGAACTCTGCTGTGgacaaagatgaaaaaaagggtGATGTTTAAAGGGAAGAAAGGAGGATGATCGCTGGAGTTAAGAGCAGGACGCTGCTCTGCTCCACGTTTATTAACTCGTCAGTTAATGCGGACAGCCTCACAGACCACGTTTGAGGCTCGTTGAACTATAATTTGGTATCAGGTCAGTGAGAATGAGCTCTGTGAAGCCTCATTAAACTGAGTCCTGCTGCTGGTCGTTATTATTATTTGACTAATCGACCACAAACCTACAGAGTAGATGATGTCTGCTGGAGCTGACAGAGGAAGCTTTCAgcttctgtctcctctgagcccTGGCTCTCCTGCTAACATAGAGCTGCATCAGTTTATATTACTATGAGCCCTTAGTGAATGAACACGTGACAGGGagtaaaatactttttcaccaTATTTTCATATATGCATTTATAATTTGATAAAGATCTAAATTTCTTGGTGCTGCTTTGCTCTGAGCCGTCACAGGCACTTTCTGAATTACTGTCAGCTTTCACCCCCACGAGGAAACCTTTTATTTGTGAGCTTGTTGTTTCCAGATGTTGTCGTACTATTTATCTTTTGCCCTACCCACTCAGTGCAAAACACAGATGTagtttctgggtctgaaaaaGCAGAAGTGCCCTAAACTGGCTTTCTGCGTATTGCACCCCCCCCCTGTGGCTGCTAAAACACCTCTGGTCCTGTAGATGTTCATGAGAATACTCTAAACTCTTTCCTGCTGACTTCAGCTTCTTCTCATGGTTTGAGATCATTGTGAAGGCTTTTAGTCTCACACACAGGAAGCTGCTGTAAGTACGTCTGAAGGTCGCCTCCAAACCTGCCGGGACTTCCTGTCTGCTTCCATCTATGAAGGTTTCACGTTTGTAAAACCTCCTCAAACCTCCTCCCAAACACCTGGATTTATTATAGTTTTAATGATTCAAGTTTTATGTTCATCATCACATAGTAGCTAAAACCTGCAGGCATGTCATCATGGGACACACCAATGATAAAGAAACTCAGGGCTATATTTGGACCCAGCTAAAGGCATATTTTTGACATTAGcggttaaattatttttaaagactGGTGTGATCAACGAGACCTCGCTGCAGCAGTCATGTGACTGTTGACCCAAACTGGAGCATTTCAGCTTCAAGCGCGAGTTAGTGGCTCCAACAGCATGTCAGTAATTATTTCTCTGTTTtaaaggaataaataagcagAGGATCTGAAAATAATGAATCTAATGACTGGTTGTGGTCCGCCCGCTGTGGTCTGGCTCAGCAGGGCTGTTTACTGTGCCGCCTCTTTGCTCTGAGGCTGAGATGAGGTATTCGTGTGAGGGATAGTTCTGTTTTTATGACTCCCGGGTTCGACTGCTCTCAAGGTAGCACAGTGATTTCAGCACAGCCCCgtgggggtcaaaggtcaaaactGTGCAGTCAATATTTAACTGCAGTAAGCTGAGAAAGTAAATACTTTTGCACTGTAGACAAACACAACTTCATGTGTTGTTACTAAATTAACAGAATCATTTCAGACTTTGACCTGATTGTTGCCTTTAAACCTTttattaaaatactttaatttATTATGACTCCAATTCAGGGTTCATTCTTAATTGGACAAATATGTACATGTATATATTCCAGTGTATATAACTGTGTTAAAATAAAACCCCACCTTCTTCAATTATGacttttaataaaattaatttagtcATCATGAAGTGACCTGGACCACAgaggtgtcttttttttatcaCCAAagtcttaaaaacaaataccCTTACACTAACATTAAGTttcttaaatgttattttttttcctagtcaaaatgtcatttatttttatttgcctGGTGGAACATGTGATGGTAGTTTTCTGTGTTGATaattccatatatatatatatatatatatatatatatatatatatatatatatatatatatatatatatatatttttttttttttatatatatatatatatatataaattttaaatattttatttgaccAGTTTTGTAacctaaattatttatttaaatacctatgtgtgtgtaaagcttttaatttttatattttattaaattacagtttttggggttttttgtttgtttgggttttaacATCATCATgtatcctgtttttatttatatatttacttCATAATCTGGTGTGTTTTCTGAATGTAGTTTACCTGAGTTTATCTAAGCAGTGATCGTGCCAACATGCCATTGTTGATCAGCTGTTGAGGAATATCTCTCACACAGGTCGAAGGTCATATCTTCTTACCTTCCTGTACTTCttgtatgttttctttcttttcctcttcttctcctccttcctcctcctcctctcctctgcagTCTCTTCTGTCTCCTCGTCGTCTTCGATCAGAGGTTCATATTTATCTGGCAGGATGCAGAAATAAACCTCTTTGCTGGTTTTCTGTAGCTTCTTCTCCACTGAAGGAGCTCCGGCTTCCTCCGCCCTCTCCTGTGCTCCCATCCCTTGCTCCGTCTCGTCTGACTTTGTTCTCCTGTTTGCAAGCAGGAGGACCTTTGGAGCAAGGAGGAGTCAAACTTTATTAGTGGCCTAAAGCTCAGCGCAGACAGGAAACTCTGAGCTTTGACAGAAACTCAGGATTAGATCAAGAATGTGGAGGCTTCTCAATTTTCAGGATGAACTTTTCTGAAGTTTTGTGCACAGCGGCGGTTCCCCTCCTGTTTGCTTATCTGCTGTTTGCTTTAAGTCAACAtacagaaacctgagaaaaaacaaaagtgtaacATAGCTGAGAGGCAGTTTTCTGAatggaaaaaacactgaaaacactttgactttaattagttttcttttaaagatcAATAAATAAGAGGAAGTAAAAAGAAGTAAGGTTCAAAGTGTGAGCGATGTCAGTGATAACAGCTTACAAGGACTTCAGCTGGTAGTTTGGAAAGCATCAATAGTTCCTCTTTATCTCAAAAGTCTTATTTTGGTTTGTTAGGTAGAGTCCTGATGTGGTTAGCCTGGTTTAGTATAATGAGTGGAAAGCTAGTTTATTTGGTTTGTTTAgcctgtgaaacaaacaggtggAGTGAACCTGGTCTTCGCTGTCAGTGGTGGAATCCTTTGGGCTGCTCCATCCTGATGACCATCTATCAGCAGTTACTATGGCACTTATACAGCACTCAATTACAAGACTCAAAGTACTTTCTAGTGCTTTCAATCAAACCAGCCTTTGTGGCATTTAAACCCAAAACACAGATGTACTGAAGCATTCCTAAAGAACAATCCCTCCTAGCAGGGACATTATTTAAAACTATCTCCAGAGTCGCATGGACACCACTGTGCAGTGAATACGTTTAACTTGGATTCATCCTGCTTCAGTCTGGATAACAGAGTAACCTGATGGCAGTGTAAGTTTGggaatggccccttcctgttccaacatgactgcacaccagtgcacaaaacatggtcaaaaattcccataaacattcctaaacctgtggaaagccttcccagaagagctgaagctggtatagctgcagagggtgggcccacatcatattacaTATGGATTATGGATCAAGAATGATGTCACTCCAGTTTATATGCAAGTGAAGGCACTTTTGCCAGTGCAGTGTATTTATGAACTGTTGGACCTCTGTAAGGCATGGTTATGGTTAGATATTACTGTCACTGGTCGTGTCCCCCCGGCATCATCTTCAGTCTGATGAAGAGCAGGTGTGCTTGAAACATCTCGCACTACCAGCTGCACTAAATAAGGACACTGGAGTTCTGCAGCATGGGAAACCTTACATTTTTTCTGTGCTGGCTCAGTCTGGACCTTCATGATGCTTTGGTTCACACAACTCTGTGGTAGCAGCTTGTATTTTGCTCTTGATTATCCTTGTGTACTAAAGCTGCTGCATAAAGAATGGGTTTTTCCCAGTGGAAGACTACATGGAGTTCATTGCAGGTCACAAATCAAGACCCGATTTCTTGGTTTCAGTCTTTTTACTTGACCTGTTAGTCAAACATGTCATGATTCTCAGCTTCACCTGGGACTTGTTGGTTTAAACTAGGAACTTTTTTGCCTTGACTCAGTAGTTGGTTTTGAGTTGACCTACATAGATAActt from Archocentrus centrarchus isolate MPI-CPG fArcCen1 chromosome 2, fArcCen1, whole genome shotgun sequence includes the following:
- the LOC115796782 gene encoding protein PXR1 isoform X1; translation: MGAQERAEEAGAPSVEKKLQKTSKEVYFCILPDKYEPLIEDDEETEETAEERRRRKEEKKRKRKKTYKKYRKIDQLEESNNTTNRCSGSEIAENCRHHTHTHTQRGESAALQLALPGSWSTQRGVRVLNTSLSCGHGGDRCSTNQWLQGMMGLGGKRSGGLYSTCSD
- the LOC115796782 gene encoding uncharacterized protein C1orf115 isoform X2, yielding MGAQERAEEAGAPSVEKKLQKTSKEVYFCILPDKYEPLIEDDEETEETAEERRRRKEEKKRKRKKTYKKYRKNVGKALRFSWRCLVAGLHSVASVYSTPLSAVATVATDVQRTSGCKA